GGGAGGGGCTGACCTGGCCCGAGGTCGAGATCAGGAATCCGAAGCTCGCCGCCGCCCGCATTGCCGACAAATGGAACGTCGCGCCGCCCGAGGGCGAGAGCTACGAAATGCTGACCGGCCGCATCGCGCCCTTCGTCGAGACCATGGAGCGGCCCTGCGTGGTGGTGTCTCACGGCGGCGTCGGCCGCGCCTTGATGGCGCTGCTCGGCGGCCTGACGCGCGAACATGCCGCCGAGGTCTATGTTCGCCAAGGGGTGGTCTATGCGTTCAATGAGGGCCGGTTCGAGGTGATCAGCCCCTAGAGCATCACTCGCGGCCGGCAAGACCCCAGAAGCTCTGCGCCGAGGGAAACCGCGGCCGGCCATTGGTGGCCTCCCACGGGCACTGGAACTGGGTGCGCGCCACGGCATCGTCGACATTGCTCGGGAAGCATTTCGGCCGCGTTCCGGGAGCCAGCGTGCCGCGGCCCTGGTGGACCAGCAGAACCCGATCACGGGTCTCGTCCTGCATGATCGGCTGCGCAAAGGCCGGCATCGAGGCTGCAAGGATCAAGGCGGCGAGGCCGGCGGCGGACATGCGGTTCATGACGGCTCCTGAGATGGGCTTCTTGAACGGCTAGCAGAAATATGCGGCGGCGTCATGGCGCCGAGGTCTCATCGTGTATCCCGGCCAACCGCGCGCCCGAACCGCGCGACAGCGGCGCGCAGGCGCTCGTCCTCGAAGCCGTCAAGCGCTCGGGCAAGACGCGTTTCATCGGCGGGAGCCGGTGGCGGTGCCGCCCGCTTCTTCTTCCGCTCCATCGGCACCTGTGTCAGCCGCATGCCAACCACGCAGCGCCAGCCGAAGAAGCCGTTGACCCGCTCGATGATGACGGGCGCCAGATGCTGCACCTCCAGCGCGAACGGTGCCTCCACGCGCACATGCAGCGTTCCGGGCTCCGGCTCGTCGAGCCCGGCGCGCCGGCGCGGCCAGGCAATCTTCACCGGCGAGGAGCGGCGGGCCAGATCGTCGCCGACGATCTCGTCCCAGCGGGTCACCACTTCGGTCGAGGCAAAGCCCGCCTTCTGCAGCGCCTCCGAGATCGGCGCCTGAGCGATGTCGGCGAGCGGCCGGGCGCCTCTGGGGCGAAAGGGTTGTGAAGCCATGACAGGGACCGGTTGAATGCGGGCGCTGGGCAGGCGAAGATTCGCCCATGACCGACAATCGCACTCTAGCACGGCGCCCCGCCGGCCGGCAGGGGACCAGGGCCCCGCACGCGCGTGACCTGCTCGCCTGGTACGACCGCCACCGCCGCGCGCTGCCTTGGCGCGCGCTGCCCGGCGAGCATGCCGATCCCTATCGCGTCTGGCTGTCGGAGATCATGCTGCAGCAGACGACCGTGAAGGCCGTCGGCCCCTATTTCGCGAAATTCCTGGCGCTCTGGCCGGATGTCGGGGTCCTGGCCGCGAGCCCGGTCGAGGAGGTCATGAAGGCCTGGGCGGGCCTTGGCTATTATTCGCGGGCCCGCAACCTCCATGCCTGCGCAAAGGCCGTTGTTGCCGATCATGGCGGGCTCTTTCCAGCCTCGCTCGAGGACCTGCGCGCCCTGCCAGGCATCGGCGACTATACGGCCGCCGCCATTGCCTCCATCGCCTTCGGGATCGCCGCGCCGGTGGTCGACGGCAATGTCGAGCGCGTTGTCACCCGTCTCAATCTGATGGAGACGCCGCTTCCGGCCGCAAAGCCCGCGATCCGCGCCCGCGTTGCCGAATTGCTCGATTCCGCCCGCCCCGGCGATTTCGCGCAAGCCACGATGGATCTCGGCGCAACCATCTGCACGCCGAAGCGGCCGGCCTGCGCGCTCTGCCCCTGGACCGGCGCCTGTCGCGCCGAGGCCGAGGGACGGCAGGAGGAGTTTCCGGTCAAGGCGGCCAGGAAGGCGCGCGACACCCGCTATGGCGCGGCCTTTGTTGTCGTGAGCGCCGATGGAAAACTCCTGGTGCGCACGCGACCCGACAAGGGCCTGCTCGGCGGCATGACCGAAGTGCCGGGTTCGGACTGGAGCGCCGGCTTCGATCCGGAGGGTGCCGAGCCGCCCATCGAGGCGCGGTTTCGCCGCTTGGCCGGCACGGTGACCCATGTCTTCACCCATTTCCCGCTGGAGCTGACGGTCAGCCGTGCCGATGTGCGCGCCGGCACGCGGCCGCCTGCCGGCATGCGCTGGATCCCGCTGTCGGAGGTCGCAGGGGAGGCGTTTCCGACGCTGATGCGCAAGGTGATCGCTCACGCAATGGGCGATGGAGATCGGTAGGCGCTCGCGACGGATGGCGTTGGGCGGGTGAGGGGCCATTCCTGTGCAGGATTAGGCCCCCGGGTTCACACCGCGAAGAACACCGTCTCGTTGTCGCCCTGCAGCCGGATATCGAGCCGGTAGGTCGAGCCATCCTTCTTCGCAATCAGCGTATCGCGGCGGTCCGCCGGCACCAGGGCCAGGATCGGATCGGAGGCATTGGCCGCCTCGCCCTCGAAATAGATGCGGGTGAACAGGTGCTTCAGCATGCCACGGCCGAACACGGCAACCACCATGTGCGGCGCCTGCATCGTGCCGTTGGGACCCGGAACCTGCCCGGGCTTGATCGTGTCGAAGCGATAGACGCCGTCCGGCGTGTCCGATCGGCCGAAGCCCATGAACGCGTTCGAGGCGCGCGGGCGCCCGTCCGCCGGATGGGCATAGCGGCCTTCGGAATCGGCCTGCCAGATCTCCATCATGACATCAGGCACGAGCGTGCCTTCGCCATCGAAGACGCGGCCGGTGAGCACGATCCGCTCACCTGCCGTGCCAGGGGCGGCGACGTGGCCGTCCGCCGATGTCGGCACGGGATAGGCGGAGCCGGGCGTCAGGCCATAGTGGAAGAACGGGCCGACGGTCTGCGACGGGGTGATGCCGTCCGGGCGAGGATTGGTCATGGCTGCGCCTCGCTCAATGGGCATGGGGTTCTTCGGTGGGCGTGGCTTCGCGTCCGCGCACCACGATGTCGAACTGATAGCCGAGCGCCCATTCGGGTTTCGTCGTCTCCAGGTCGAAGCGGGCGATCAGCCGCTGGCGCGCCCGCTCGTCGGGAATGCCGTTGAAGATCGGATCGAACGGGAACAGCGGGTCGCCCGGGAAATACATCTGGGTGACCAGCCGCGACAGGAAACTCGGGCCGAACACCGAGAAATGGATATGGGCGGGGCGCCAGGCATTGTGGTGGTTGCGCCAGGGATAGGCGCCCGGCTTGATCGTCGTGAACGTATAGCGGCCGTCCTCGCCGGTGAGGTAGCGGCCAGCCCCGGTGAAATTCGGGTCGAGCGGCGCCGGATGCTGGTCGCGGGTATGGACGTAGCGGCCGGCGGCATTGGCCTGCCAGAGCTCCACCAGTGCGTCCTTCACCGGACGGCCATCCTCGTCCAGCACGCGGCCGGTGACGATGATCCGCTCGCCCTGCGGCTCGCCGGCATGCTGGCGGGTGAGGTCGCCGTCGCTCTCGCGCACGGCGCCATGGCCGTAAACCGGGCCCGTCGTCTCCGACAGCGTGTGCGGCACGATGATCAGCGGCTTCTGCGGGGCCCGCAGGATGGTGCTGGTATAGGCGGGGGCGAGGCTGGGCGGATGGGCTTCCATCGACTTCAGCGGAAAGACCAGGCTCATGGGATCATATCCTCCGGGTAGGCGTCGCTCTTGGCGGTTCTTCAGTCTTCGGGGGAAGGTGCCGGCCCGCGTGCGGACCGGCATTGATCAGCGTCAGTTGATCCGTTCGACTGCCAGCGCAACGCCCTGGCCAACGCCGACGCACATGGTGGCGAGGCCATAGCGCCCGCCGGTCTTTTCCAGCTGATGGACGGCGGTTGCCGCGATCCGCGCGCCCGACATGCCGAGCGGATGTCCGAGCGCAATGGCCCCGCCATTCGGGTTCACATGGTCCGCATCCTCGGGCACGCCGATGCCGCGCAGCACCGCGATGCCCTGGCTCGCAAAGGCTTCGTTGAGCTCGATCACGTCGAAATCCGAGACCTTGATGCCCAGCCGCTCGACGAGCTTCTTCACCGCCGGGATCGGTCCGATGCCCATGATGCGCGGCGGCACGCCGGCCGAGGCCAGACCAAGGATCCGCGCGCGGGGTGTCAGGCTGTATTTCTTCACGGCCTCGGCCGAGGCGATGATCATGGCGCAGGCGCCGTCATTGACGCCCGAGGCATTGCCGGCGGTGACCGTGCCCGGCTGGCGCACGAAGGCCTTCAGCTTTGCGAGCGTCTCCGCCGTCGTGTCGGGGCGCGGATGTTCGTCCTTGTCGACCACGATCGGTCCGGCCTTGCCGCCGGGGATGGTCACGGGAACGATCTCTTCGGCGAAATAGCCCGACGCGATGGCACGCCCGGCCTTGATCTGCGAAGCCAGCGCGAAGGCGTCCTGCGCCTCGCGCGACACCTGGAATTCCTCGGCGACGTTCTCGCCGGTCTCCGGCATGGAATCGACGCCATACTGCGCCTTCATCAGGGGGTTGATGAAGCGCCAGCCGATGGTCGTGTCGAAAATGTCAGCCGAGCGCGCGAAGGCCTCGGACGCCTTGCCCATGACGAAGGGCGCACGCGTCATGCTCTCGACGCCGCCGGCAATGGCGAGGTCGATGTCGCCGGCCTTGATGGCGCGGGCAGCGGAGCCCACCGCATCGAGGCCCGAGGCGCAGAGCCGGTTCACCGTCATGCCCGGCACCGAATCCGGCAGGCCGGCCAGCAGGAGCGCCATGCGGGCGACATTGCGATTGTCCTCGCCGGCCTGGTTGGCGCAGCCGAACACCACCTCGTCGATGGCGGACGCGATCTGCGGATGGCGGGCCAGCAAGGCCTTGATCGGCACGGCGGCGAGATCGTCGGTGCGCACCTTGGCGAGCGACCCGCCATAGCGGCCGATCGGCGTGCGGACAGCGTCACAGATGAACACGTCGGCCATGTCAGTCTCCCGGTCTCAAGGCCTGATGGGACCATTGCGGGTCCTTCGAGGCTCATTCTCTGGCGCTCTCTCGCACCTCAGGATGAGGAACGTGGACCTGATGGCCATCTTGGCCAAGCCACTCCACATCCTTTCAGGGCTCCCCGACTGCAGCGCCGCCCACCCCTTCCTCATCCTGAGGTGCGAGCGTCAGCGAGCCTCGAAGGACCCTCTCTCAAACTATCACGCCGCGTGGGCGGCCTTGGTGCGCGCCTGCAGATCGCGCAGCACGGTCAGTTCCAGCTCCGACGGTGCCGGCGTCTCCACCGTGCTCGCCGCAAATTTCACCGGCCAGCCGCAATTGGCCTGGATCTGATCGCGCGTCACGCCAGGATGGATCGAGGTCACGGTCAGCTCGCTCGTATCGGCGTCCGGCTCGAACACGCAGAGGTCGGTGATCAGCCTGGTCGGCCCGCGGGTCTTCACCCCCAGCGCCTCGCGCGAGCCCTTGCCGGTGCCGTGGCCGAGGGACGTGATGAAGGGCAACTTGTCCATGAAGGCGCGCTGGCCCATGGCCATGATGATGAAGATCTGACCGCAATGGATGGCGATCTCCGGCGCGCCGCCGCCGCCGGGCAGACGGACCTTAGGCTGGTCGTAAGGGCCGACCACCGTCGTGTTGAGATTGGCGAAGCGGTCGATCTGCGCGCCACCCAGGAACCCCACCGTGATCCGGCCACCCTGCAGCCAGTAGCGGAACATTTCCGGCACCGAGACGGTGGTGAGCGCGGTGTCGCAGAGTTCGCCGTCGCCGATCGACAGCGGCAGGACGGTCGGCCGGGTCGACAGCGTACCGCTCTCGTAGATCAGCGTGATCTTCGGTGAGTGGGTCAGGCGGGCGAGATTGCAGGCCGCCGACGGCGCGCCGATGCCGACGAAGCAGACATCGTCGTTTGTCAGCAGCCGGGAGGCCGCAATCGTCATGATCTCGTTCGGGCTGTAGGTGCTCATCGGACGGATCCCCTCACTTGGCCGCGACGGCGAAGCGGCGCGCCTGGGCCGCGAACGCATCCGGCCCGCTGTTGATGACGTTCTCGTCCATCCACTTCAGGAAGGTCTCGCGCTCCCGCGAAATCGTGTCCCAGCCGATGTAGAAGGCATTGTCGCGCTTGTAATAGCCCTGCGCATAGGAGGGATGGGCGCCGCCCTGAACCTTCACCACCGCGCCGACCGTCCAGGACGGCAGGATCACCGCATTGGCGTTGCGCGGGCCGAAATCCTCGACGATCTCCTCGACAGTGACGATCGAGCGCTTGGCGGCCAGCACCGCCTCCTTCTGCACGCCGACAATGCCCTCAAGCATCACATTGCCCTCGCGGTCGGCCTTCAGCGCATGAATGATCGAGACGTCGGGGCGCACCGCCGGAACGGTTGCCAGCACCTCGCCGGTA
This region of Phreatobacter aquaticus genomic DNA includes:
- a CDS encoding CoA-transferase subunit beta → MSTYSPNEIMTIAASRLLTNDDVCFVGIGAPSAACNLARLTHSPKITLIYESGTLSTRPTVLPLSIGDGELCDTALTTVSVPEMFRYWLQGGRITVGFLGGAQIDRFANLNTTVVGPYDQPKVRLPGGGGAPEIAIHCGQIFIIMAMGQRAFMDKLPFITSLGHGTGKGSREALGVKTRGPTRLITDLCVFEPDADTSELTVTSIHPGVTRDQIQANCGWPVKFAASTVETPAPSELELTVLRDLQARTKAAHAA
- a CDS encoding DUF721 domain-containing protein, translating into MASQPFRPRGARPLADIAQAPISEALQKAGFASTEVVTRWDEIVGDDLARRSSPVKIAWPRRRAGLDEPEPGTLHVRVEAPFALEVQHLAPVIIERVNGFFGWRCVVGMRLTQVPMERKKKRAAPPPAPADETRLARALDGFEDERLRAAVARFGRAVGRDTR
- the mutY gene encoding A/G-specific adenine glycosylase; translated protein: MTDNRTLARRPAGRQGTRAPHARDLLAWYDRHRRALPWRALPGEHADPYRVWLSEIMLQQTTVKAVGPYFAKFLALWPDVGVLAASPVEEVMKAWAGLGYYSRARNLHACAKAVVADHGGLFPASLEDLRALPGIGDYTAAAIASIAFGIAAPVVDGNVERVVTRLNLMETPLPAAKPAIRARVAELLDSARPGDFAQATMDLGATICTPKRPACALCPWTGACRAEAEGRQEEFPVKAARKARDTRYGAAFVVVSADGKLLVRTRPDKGLLGGMTEVPGSDWSAGFDPEGAEPPIEARFRRLAGTVTHVFTHFPLELTVSRADVRAGTRPPAGMRWIPLSEVAGEAFPTLMRKVIAHAMGDGDR
- the pcaG gene encoding protocatechuate 3,4-dioxygenase subunit alpha; protein product: MTNPRPDGITPSQTVGPFFHYGLTPGSAYPVPTSADGHVAAPGTAGERIVLTGRVFDGEGTLVPDVMMEIWQADSEGRYAHPADGRPRASNAFMGFGRSDTPDGVYRFDTIKPGQVPGPNGTMQAPHMVVAVFGRGMLKHLFTRIYFEGEAANASDPILALVPADRRDTLIAKKDGSTYRLDIRLQGDNETVFFAV
- a CDS encoding histidine phosphatase family protein, whose amino-acid sequence is MTSHFYFVRHGETDWNAEGRLQGQRDIPLNDVGRVQAEEVGTILSRLVERPEDLAYIASPLSRTRETMELMRGRLGLHRSAYRQDDRLKELSFGAWEGLTWPEVEIRNPKLAAARIADKWNVAPPEGESYEMLTGRIAPFVETMERPCVVVSHGGVGRALMALLGGLTREHAAEVYVRQGVVYAFNEGRFEVISP
- the pcaF gene encoding 3-oxoadipyl-CoA thiolase, which produces MADVFICDAVRTPIGRYGGSLAKVRTDDLAAVPIKALLARHPQIASAIDEVVFGCANQAGEDNRNVARMALLLAGLPDSVPGMTVNRLCASGLDAVGSAARAIKAGDIDLAIAGGVESMTRAPFVMGKASEAFARSADIFDTTIGWRFINPLMKAQYGVDSMPETGENVAEEFQVSREAQDAFALASQIKAGRAIASGYFAEEIVPVTIPGGKAGPIVVDKDEHPRPDTTAETLAKLKAFVRQPGTVTAGNASGVNDGACAMIIASAEAVKKYSLTPRARILGLASAGVPPRIMGIGPIPAVKKLVERLGIKVSDFDVIELNEAFASQGIAVLRGIGVPEDADHVNPNGGAIALGHPLGMSGARIAATAVHQLEKTGGRYGLATMCVGVGQGVALAVERIN
- the pcaH gene encoding protocatechuate 3,4-dioxygenase subunit beta; this translates as MSLVFPLKSMEAHPPSLAPAYTSTILRAPQKPLIIVPHTLSETTGPVYGHGAVRESDGDLTRQHAGEPQGERIIVTGRVLDEDGRPVKDALVELWQANAAGRYVHTRDQHPAPLDPNFTGAGRYLTGEDGRYTFTTIKPGAYPWRNHHNAWRPAHIHFSVFGPSFLSRLVTQMYFPGDPLFPFDPIFNGIPDERARQRLIARFDLETTKPEWALGYQFDIVVRGREATPTEEPHAH